The following coding sequences are from one candidate division KSB1 bacterium window:
- the gcvH gene encoding glycine cleavage system protein GcvH, translating into MNIPDDLLYTEEHEWVRVEDSEAVVGITDFAQSELGDVVYVELPEVGTRTKQMEPFGTIEAVKAVSDLYAPVSGKVIEVNEALADHPELVNKDPYGEGWMIRIEMDNPEELNNLLNAEAYRGLIGK; encoded by the coding sequence ATGAATATCCCCGACGATCTTCTGTACACCGAAGAGCACGAATGGGTCCGGGTGGAGGACTCGGAGGCGGTGGTGGGTATCACCGACTTCGCCCAGAGCGAGCTGGGCGATGTGGTCTACGTCGAGCTGCCTGAAGTGGGGACCCGCACCAAACAGATGGAGCCCTTCGGAACGATCGAGGCGGTAAAAGCCGTCTCGGACCTGTACGCCCCCGTGAGCGGCAAGGTGATCGAAGTGAACGAGGCTCTGGCCGACCATCCCGAACTCGTCAACAAGGATCCCTACGGCGAGGGATGGATGATCCGGATCGAGATGGACAACCCGGAGGAGCTGAACAACCTCCTCAACGCAGAGGCCTACCGCGGCCTGATCGGCAAGTGA
- the accC gene encoding acetyl-CoA carboxylase biotin carboxylase subunit codes for MIRKVLIANRGEIALRVIRACKELGIQTVAVYSEADAESLPVRFADEAVCIGPGPSHQSYMNIPRLIAAAEVTNADAIHPGYGFLAESARFAEICENCGIIFIGPTPESIAKMGDKAEAKKTMREAGVPVIPGSEGTLRDVKEALAVAEEIGYPVILKAAAGGGGRGMRVVRDPKELPQAFLTASAEAQAAFGQPDLYLERYFERPRHVEVQILGDGLGRVITLGERECSIQRKHQKLVEEAPSPAVTPELRARMEEAARKGAEAVRYRSAGTIEFLLDQEGNFYFMEMNTRIQVEHPVTEMVTGLDLIKEQILIAGGGGLDHVKWDHVIRGHAIECRINAEDPERGFRPSPGRIESLHLPGGPGIRIDSHIYAQYVIPPFYDSLIAKIIAYGRDRDEAVRRMQRALDEFIIEGVKTTIPLHQRILASPDFQAGRLDTGFLTRLEEQVAELKAAS; via the coding sequence TTGATCCGGAAGGTGCTGATAGCCAATCGCGGCGAGATCGCGCTCCGCGTTATTCGTGCGTGCAAAGAGCTGGGTATTCAGACGGTAGCGGTATATTCCGAGGCGGACGCAGAGTCCCTGCCGGTGCGCTTCGCAGACGAGGCGGTCTGCATTGGTCCGGGGCCAAGCCATCAGTCCTACATGAACATCCCCCGCCTTATCGCCGCGGCCGAGGTGACTAACGCCGACGCCATCCACCCCGGCTACGGGTTCCTTGCCGAGAGCGCACGCTTTGCGGAGATCTGCGAGAACTGCGGGATCATCTTCATTGGCCCCACGCCGGAGAGCATCGCCAAGATGGGGGACAAGGCCGAAGCCAAGAAGACGATGCGCGAGGCTGGAGTTCCGGTGATCCCCGGCAGCGAGGGCACTCTCCGGGACGTGAAAGAAGCGCTCGCGGTGGCGGAGGAGATCGGCTACCCCGTGATCTTGAAAGCGGCGGCCGGCGGAGGGGGCCGGGGGATGCGCGTGGTGCGCGATCCGAAAGAGCTTCCGCAAGCTTTCCTGACGGCCAGCGCCGAGGCACAGGCCGCCTTCGGGCAGCCGGACCTCTATCTGGAGAGATACTTTGAGCGGCCTCGCCACGTAGAAGTGCAGATTCTGGGCGATGGGCTCGGGAGGGTGATCACCCTGGGAGAGCGCGAATGCTCCATTCAGCGCAAGCACCAGAAGCTGGTGGAAGAGGCCCCGTCCCCGGCGGTCACCCCCGAACTGCGGGCCCGCATGGAGGAAGCCGCGCGCAAAGGGGCAGAGGCGGTGCGGTACCGCAGCGCTGGCACGATCGAGTTCTTGCTCGACCAGGAGGGGAACTTCTACTTCATGGAGATGAACACCCGCATCCAGGTCGAGCACCCGGTCACCGAAATGGTCACGGGCCTGGACCTGATTAAAGAGCAGATCCTGATCGCAGGCGGGGGAGGCCTGGATCACGTGAAATGGGACCACGTGATCCGCGGACACGCCATCGAGTGCCGGATCAATGCAGAAGATCCCGAACGTGGCTTCCGCCCCTCCCCCGGGCGCATCGAGAGCCTGCACCTGCCGGGCGGACCCGGGATCCGGATCGATTCGCACATCTATGCCCAGTACGTGATCCCGCCTTTCTACGACTCCCTCATCGCCAAGATCATCGCCTACGGTCGGGATCGCGACGAAGCGGTGCGGCGAATGCAGCGCGCCCTGGATGAGTTCATCATCGAGGGAGTTAAGACGACGATTCCTCTGCACCAGCGCATCCTGGCCAGCCCGGATTTCCAGGCCGGTCGTCTGGACACAGGATTCCTAACGCGCCTGGAGGAACAGGTTGCAGAGCTCAAGGCAGCATCGTAA
- the accB gene encoding acetyl-CoA carboxylase biotin carboxyl carrier protein: MREEEIRRLVKIVEESNIAELEVRRWGRSVRIRKFLSSPANGDGTMMVIPSAPQPAAIAAAAPRPAVEPKPAAPPEGPAPPAKAAPTQLIEIRSPMVGTFYRAPAPGAEPYVQVGDIVSPGQVLCIIEAMKLMNEIEAEVSGRIVEICVENAQPVEYNQVLFRLEPV; the protein is encoded by the coding sequence ATGAGAGAAGAAGAGATCCGACGGCTGGTGAAGATCGTCGAGGAAAGCAATATTGCGGAACTGGAGGTTCGGCGGTGGGGGCGCAGCGTGCGGATTCGGAAGTTTCTTTCCAGCCCGGCCAACGGCGACGGCACAATGATGGTCATCCCCAGTGCCCCTCAACCCGCGGCCATTGCAGCCGCAGCACCGAGACCGGCCGTAGAGCCCAAGCCTGCTGCACCCCCTGAAGGTCCCGCTCCCCCGGCCAAGGCAGCTCCCACCCAGCTGATCGAAATTCGCTCTCCTATGGTCGGGACGTTCTACCGGGCACCCGCCCCGGGGGCGGAGCCCTACGTTCAGGTGGGCGACATTGTCTCGCCGGGCCAGGTTCTGTGCATCATCGAGGCGATGAAGCTGATGAACGAAATAGAGGCCGAGGTCTCGGGCCGCATCGTCGAGATCTGCGTGGAAAACGCCCAGCCCGTGGAGTACAATCAGGTGCTGTTCCGGCTCGAACCGGTGTAA
- the efp gene encoding elongation factor P, translating to MATTSDFRNGMTILLDGEIWTIVEFLHVNPGKGSAFVRTKLKNLKTGRVIDRTFRSGERVEDVRVERKEMQYLYQSEGHYYFMDTETYEQVMVSEDLVGDKKLFLKEGQTVGVLFSGETPVGVELPFFVELAVAKTEPGVRGDTASGGSKPATLETGAVIQVPLFIEEGDVLKVDTRTGEYIERVR from the coding sequence ATGGCAACGACATCGGATTTTCGGAACGGCATGACCATTCTCCTGGACGGAGAGATCTGGACGATCGTGGAATTCCTGCACGTCAACCCGGGCAAGGGCAGTGCCTTCGTCCGCACCAAGCTGAAGAATCTGAAGACGGGTCGCGTCATTGACCGCACGTTCCGATCGGGCGAGAGGGTGGAGGACGTGCGTGTCGAGCGTAAGGAGATGCAGTACCTGTACCAGTCGGAGGGCCACTACTACTTCATGGATACGGAGACGTACGAGCAGGTCATGGTCAGCGAGGACCTGGTCGGCGATAAGAAGCTTTTCCTGAAAGAGGGGCAGACGGTAGGCGTGCTTTTCAGCGGGGAGACCCCGGTAGGCGTGGAACTGCCCTTTTTTGTGGAGCTGGCGGTAGCGAAGACGGAACCGGGTGTCCGAGGCGACACGGCCTCCGGAGGGTCCAAGCCGGCGACGCTTGAGACGGGGGCAGTGATCCAGGTCCCGCTCTTCATCGAGGAGGGGGACGTGCTCAAGGTCGATACGCGCACCGGCGAGTACATCGAGCGCGTCAGGTAG
- a CDS encoding tetratricopeptide repeat protein, whose amino-acid sequence MTDPAARFARGRKGLVRSLSWAGAALLGLVLACSWRPRTVEEELAGNKPALANYYAQTALRLETEGQYEAAAEYYRKAVRLVPYDPDLHNNLGACYYHVGKLDSAVTEFQEAIRLLPSYSPGYVNLANAYRLQKRLDLALQAAREALRIEPTEARAHTALGLVQEELGQIQEARKAYEVAVRLAPSDPVARWNLGRTYLRLGYLNPAIENLEQAVGGEGGNYKARYLLAVARLTKCDTRGALEELAWLEGRPPWRREAANLKGIAYWLQGSPENALGCFLEATEIAPHVPEFRYNAAAALVALGRVEGAQKQLEEALRIDPRCARALLGLGEIRERAGDRKAALRYYREAAAADSLSFLPWQRLGRVWIDLGEVDSGRAALERALGLWGKGKEGGRLASGRVPTVDEWDFCLGPEESRRQLAEAYLYLGKAYAALGNQKAADNALRRALQERPIYPEAYETLAEVHRLFGRVSEASRERALAYWARGVQAMERDSLTAALRWFRSALELVPGLSEAYVDLGRLLLLRGQVDSALLCLRQGVSLDDRLTRGFRYLADCYVQKGSLEEAIPYYLRAISGEEEPLEALRGLAQVYLELGSGEEAARMRAQAHFLAGKGLLRESRTDRALDEFLQAIRFNPRHFGALLLLGVILHQRGFGESAVDFLSRAVRIDSAHAEARYALGTALLDQGRVQEAAAHLEAAVRLDPSLARAYFQLARAYLEAGQVDRARQRLRDAEALGHPVPAEFVRRLRDAGRPVER is encoded by the coding sequence ATGACTGATCCAGCTGCGCGATTTGCCAGGGGGAGAAAAGGGCTTGTCCGGTCTCTATCGTGGGCCGGAGCGGCCCTCTTGGGTCTGGTTCTGGCCTGCAGTTGGCGCCCGAGGACGGTGGAGGAGGAGCTTGCAGGCAACAAGCCAGCCCTGGCCAACTACTACGCGCAAACGGCCCTGCGCCTGGAGACGGAGGGGCAATACGAAGCCGCGGCGGAGTACTATCGCAAAGCCGTCCGCCTCGTTCCCTACGACCCCGACCTTCACAATAACCTGGGGGCCTGTTATTACCATGTGGGCAAGCTCGACTCGGCTGTGACAGAGTTCCAGGAAGCAATCCGATTGCTTCCGTCGTACAGCCCGGGTTACGTGAACCTGGCGAACGCCTATCGCCTCCAGAAGCGCCTGGACCTGGCGCTGCAGGCGGCGCGTGAGGCCCTTCGGATCGAGCCCACGGAGGCCCGGGCGCACACGGCGCTCGGCCTTGTGCAGGAGGAGCTTGGCCAGATTCAGGAGGCCCGCAAGGCGTACGAAGTGGCCGTCCGGCTTGCCCCGAGCGATCCTGTGGCTCGCTGGAACCTGGGCAGGACGTACCTGCGCCTGGGCTACCTTAATCCGGCGATCGAGAATCTGGAGCAAGCTGTAGGGGGTGAGGGGGGTAACTACAAGGCACGATACCTCCTGGCTGTGGCTCGCCTGACCAAGTGCGACACCAGAGGGGCGCTTGAGGAGCTCGCCTGGCTCGAGGGTCGCCCGCCGTGGCGCCGCGAGGCCGCCAACCTCAAGGGGATCGCCTACTGGTTGCAGGGAAGCCCGGAGAACGCCCTCGGTTGCTTCCTGGAGGCCACGGAGATCGCCCCGCATGTGCCCGAATTCCGCTACAATGCCGCTGCGGCGTTGGTCGCCCTCGGCCGAGTGGAAGGAGCTCAGAAGCAATTGGAGGAGGCCCTACGTATAGATCCCCGGTGCGCCAGAGCCCTGCTCGGCCTGGGGGAAATCCGCGAAAGAGCCGGAGACCGAAAGGCTGCCTTGCGTTACTACCGGGAGGCCGCGGCTGCGGACTCCCTCTCCTTTCTCCCCTGGCAGCGGCTGGGCCGCGTCTGGATCGACCTCGGAGAGGTCGACAGCGGCCGCGCGGCCCTGGAAAGGGCTCTGGGTCTTTGGGGCAAGGGGAAGGAGGGTGGGCGGCTGGCTTCCGGGCGCGTGCCCACGGTTGACGAGTGGGATTTCTGCCTGGGTCCGGAGGAAAGCAGGAGGCAGCTTGCGGAGGCGTATCTGTACCTTGGAAAGGCGTACGCTGCCCTGGGCAATCAGAAAGCGGCTGACAATGCCCTGCGGCGGGCGCTCCAGGAGCGCCCCATTTATCCTGAGGCTTACGAGACGCTGGCCGAAGTCCACCGCTTGTTCGGGAGGGTTTCCGAAGCTTCTCGGGAAAGGGCGCTGGCCTATTGGGCGCGCGGCGTGCAGGCCATGGAGAGGGATTCCCTCACTGCGGCTCTGCGGTGGTTTCGCTCCGCCCTGGAGCTCGTTCCGGGCCTTAGCGAGGCTTACGTGGACCTGGGCCGCCTGCTCCTGCTCCGTGGCCAGGTGGATTCCGCCCTCCTCTGCCTCCGCCAGGGGGTGTCCCTAGATGACCGCCTGACGCGAGGGTTCCGCTATTTGGCGGACTGCTATGTCCAGAAAGGCTCCCTGGAGGAAGCGATCCCTTACTATCTGCGGGCGATCTCGGGGGAGGAGGAGCCGCTGGAGGCCTTGCGGGGACTTGCCCAGGTCTACCTGGAGTTAGGCTCAGGTGAGGAGGCGGCGAGGATGCGGGCTCAGGCGCACTTCCTCGCCGGAAAGGGCCTCCTCCGGGAGTCCAGGACGGACCGGGCGCTCGACGAGTTCCTCCAGGCAATCCGGTTCAATCCCCGGCACTTCGGGGCTCTCCTCTTACTGGGTGTAATCCTACACCAGAGGGGTTTTGGGGAATCGGCGGTGGATTTCCTGAGCCGGGCTGTGAGGATCGACTCCGCCCACGCCGAGGCCCGGTACGCGTTGGGGACAGCTCTCCTGGATCAAGGACGGGTGCAGGAAGCGGCTGCTCACCTCGAGGCTGCGGTTCGCTTGGACCCGTCGCTGGCCAGAGCCTATTTTCAGCTGGCGCGGGCCTATTTGGAGGCGGGGCAGGTCGACAGGGCCAGGCAGCGCCTGCGCGATGCGGAAGCTCTGGGCCACCCGGTACCGGCCGAGTTTGTTCGGCGGCTACGGGACGCCGGTCGGCCCGTGGAGCGGTGA
- a CDS encoding alpha-glucosidase → MRKWAIVLLVVAGFLDLGCGGRKQSYVLEATREPFSFRLKLGEEVVFAEQKADTAASSLFYLTDKGPQFLVKAVRFEAGRRRLSATYITSDGRRATVQVTPQKHGGCRVSVRVEPAEGILGVGETLACGSEEHFHGLTERVLGNDDRVPRDPSVPVSLDRRGHHVEMITRGTISIYSPFYLSSAGYGLFVEGTWTGEFDMAAQRPDRVWFRFDGPSLSYHVFPSKSPERILEMYTSVAGRPFLPPRWAFGPWRWRDEHRNLDTLYDGTPYRGPINSQVYEDVMMMEKLDIPCSVYWIDRPWARGQWGYEAFEWDATRFPNARQMIRWLDRRGIKLLLWIAPWVVGDLAREALQRGYFLPSFRMAWLGIHDGSPLGSVEALEKARERALEAVRNLPPQAVAMYAGWRLRRRISPDNQAAVDSARQAMAGELQQMSPQQFLEFLLQLDQGRVKVDFTNPHAVRWWHRYLEKVLDDGVAGFKLDRSEEILPTGREVRAYDGRCLAELHNHYPVLYARRTYEITRKHRGKDFVLMPRAGYTGSQQYAVFWGGDAANTFVGLRNMIIGAQRAAILGFPVWGSDTGGYMKPTYREVLARWLAFSAFCPIMEVGPTSDRAPWDMPFEPRYDAEVIAIWRTYAKLHQHLQEYSYRYAREAHEYGHPIIRPMFYQYPQDPNAWEVWDQYFYGRDYLVAPLWQEGASERDVYIPAGMWIDYWNPRNVVQGPTTLRVACPLYKLPIYLRKDSKERILDLEGLYRESLEIASSPPELGDGSELRF, encoded by the coding sequence ATGAGAAAATGGGCCATTGTACTGCTGGTTGTGGCTGGCTTTCTGGATCTGGGATGCGGCGGAAGGAAGCAAAGCTACGTGCTGGAGGCGACGCGGGAACCGTTCTCCTTCCGGCTGAAGTTAGGGGAGGAGGTCGTGTTCGCGGAGCAGAAGGCTGATACCGCTGCCTCCTCGCTCTTTTATCTGACCGACAAAGGCCCCCAGTTCCTGGTCAAAGCGGTGCGCTTCGAGGCCGGCCGGAGACGTCTGAGCGCCACCTACATTACAAGCGACGGACGTCGGGCCACAGTGCAGGTAACCCCGCAAAAGCACGGCGGGTGCCGAGTAAGCGTTCGCGTGGAGCCAGCTGAGGGTATCCTCGGCGTTGGGGAAACCCTGGCCTGCGGCAGCGAGGAACACTTCCACGGGCTCACGGAGCGGGTGCTCGGCAACGACGATCGGGTGCCGCGCGATCCCTCCGTGCCCGTCAGCCTGGATCGACGGGGCCACCACGTGGAAATGATCACCCGCGGCACGATCTCCATCTACTCGCCCTTTTACCTCAGCAGCGCGGGCTACGGCCTCTTCGTCGAGGGGACGTGGACAGGGGAATTCGACATGGCCGCCCAGCGGCCGGATCGTGTCTGGTTCCGCTTCGACGGCCCCTCCCTCAGCTATCACGTGTTTCCGTCGAAGAGCCCCGAACGCATCCTGGAGATGTACACCTCCGTGGCGGGCCGGCCCTTCTTGCCTCCGCGTTGGGCCTTCGGCCCGTGGCGCTGGAGAGACGAGCACCGCAATCTCGACACCCTGTACGACGGAACTCCCTACCGTGGCCCCATCAATTCCCAGGTCTACGAAGACGTAATGATGATGGAAAAGCTGGACATCCCTTGTTCCGTCTACTGGATTGATCGCCCGTGGGCCAGGGGGCAGTGGGGCTACGAGGCCTTCGAGTGGGACGCCACACGCTTCCCGAACGCGCGCCAGATGATCCGTTGGCTGGACCGGCGCGGGATCAAATTGCTCCTCTGGATCGCTCCCTGGGTGGTGGGCGACCTGGCGCGCGAAGCCCTCCAGAGGGGCTACTTCCTGCCTTCCTTCCGGATGGCCTGGCTGGGGATCCACGATGGCTCTCCCCTTGGCAGCGTGGAAGCCCTGGAAAAAGCTCGGGAGCGCGCCCTGGAGGCTGTCCGCAATCTCCCGCCCCAGGCGGTGGCCATGTACGCGGGCTGGCGTCTTCGGCGACGAATCTCACCCGACAACCAGGCGGCCGTAGATTCGGCTCGTCAGGCGATGGCTGGGGAGCTCCAGCAGATGAGCCCGCAACAGTTCCTGGAGTTCCTCCTCCAGCTGGATCAGGGGCGGGTCAAAGTGGACTTCACAAACCCACACGCGGTGCGCTGGTGGCATCGCTACCTGGAGAAGGTACTGGACGACGGTGTAGCCGGCTTCAAACTGGACCGTTCGGAGGAGATCCTCCCGACAGGGAGGGAAGTACGCGCCTACGACGGCCGCTGCCTGGCTGAGCTGCACAATCACTACCCCGTGCTGTACGCGCGGCGCACCTACGAGATTACGCGCAAGCACCGTGGCAAAGATTTCGTCCTGATGCCGCGGGCGGGGTACACCGGATCTCAGCAGTACGCCGTCTTCTGGGGTGGAGACGCGGCCAACACCTTCGTCGGCCTGCGCAATATGATCATTGGGGCGCAGAGAGCCGCCATCCTCGGCTTCCCCGTATGGGGCTCCGACACCGGGGGTTATATGAAACCTACCTATCGGGAGGTCTTAGCGCGATGGCTCGCTTTCAGTGCCTTTTGTCCCATTATGGAAGTGGGTCCCACGTCCGATCGCGCGCCCTGGGACATGCCCTTCGAGCCTCGCTACGACGCCGAAGTGATCGCCATCTGGCGAACTTACGCCAAGCTCCACCAGCATCTCCAGGAGTACAGTTACCGGTACGCCCGGGAGGCCCACGAGTACGGCCACCCCATCATTCGACCCATGTTCTACCAGTACCCCCAGGATCCCAATGCCTGGGAGGTCTGGGATCAGTACTTCTACGGTAGGGACTACCTTGTGGCGCCTCTGTGGCAGGAGGGAGCCAGCGAACGCGACGTGTACATCCCCGCCGGCATGTGGATCGATTACTGGAATCCGAGAAACGTCGTGCAGGGGCCGACGACCCTCCGTGTTGCCTGTCCCCTGTACAAGCTCCCGATTTACCTCCGCAAGGACAGCAAGGAGAGGATTCTGGACTTAGAGGGCCTTTACCGCGAGTCTTTGGAGATCGCTTCCTCGCCGCCTGAACTCGGCGATGGGAGCGAACTGCGCTTCTGA
- a CDS encoding aminoacyl-histidine dipeptidase, with translation MAYDLRQLKPEHLWRHFDELRKIPRCSGNEAGAGDYVISVAHRLGLAWERDEVGNIVVRKPASPGHEGAETIVLQGHLDMVCEKNSDVEHDFRKDPIEVERRGDWLTAMGTTLGSDNGIGVAAALAVLEDRALIHGPLECLFTVDEETGLTGASHLKPGFLKGRKLINLDSEEEGVLFIGCAGGGDNEVTLPIRRDPAFSGARIRIGVTGLRGGHSGIDIDKGRANAIRVVARLIYELGKTAPVRLVSVEGGNKRNAIPREAEAVVVVAEQELGRVEEVLRQSFAAIRFEYKAVETEMALDVRAVEDPRAPMAADSHLRTIGLLLGLPHGVLAMSQEMPGLVETSNNLAVVRTMNDQVQISLSSRSSIMSALNATRDIIRAVAEMVGATVEQGGGYPAWTPNLNSPLLRAVQEVHRQLFGKEAEVKAIHAGLETGIIGEKFPGMDMISMGPQIEHPHSPDERVNIPSVERFWNFLTKVLEALA, from the coding sequence ATGGCGTACGATCTGAGACAATTGAAACCCGAGCACCTCTGGCGGCACTTCGACGAGCTGCGCAAGATCCCGCGCTGCTCAGGGAACGAGGCGGGTGCGGGCGACTACGTGATCTCGGTCGCCCATCGCCTTGGCCTCGCGTGGGAAAGGGACGAGGTGGGCAACATCGTGGTGCGCAAGCCAGCCAGCCCCGGTCACGAGGGGGCAGAGACCATCGTCCTGCAGGGCCACTTGGACATGGTCTGCGAGAAGAACTCGGACGTGGAGCACGACTTCCGGAAGGACCCCATCGAGGTAGAGCGCAGGGGTGACTGGCTCACGGCGATGGGCACGACGCTGGGTAGCGACAACGGCATCGGCGTGGCTGCCGCCCTGGCCGTGCTGGAGGATCGCGCATTGATCCACGGCCCCCTCGAATGCCTGTTCACGGTGGACGAGGAGACCGGACTCACTGGAGCAAGCCATCTGAAACCCGGATTTCTCAAGGGCAGAAAGCTGATCAACCTGGACAGCGAGGAGGAGGGGGTCCTGTTCATCGGGTGTGCCGGCGGAGGGGATAACGAGGTGACGCTTCCGATCCGGCGTGACCCCGCCTTTTCCGGCGCGAGGATCCGGATTGGCGTGACCGGTCTGCGTGGAGGTCACTCCGGTATCGATATCGACAAGGGGCGCGCCAACGCCATCCGGGTTGTGGCCCGGCTCATTTACGAGCTGGGGAAGACGGCGCCGGTCCGCCTGGTCAGTGTGGAAGGGGGAAACAAACGAAACGCTATTCCCCGGGAGGCAGAGGCGGTGGTAGTCGTGGCTGAGCAGGAGTTGGGGCGGGTGGAGGAAGTTCTCCGCCAGAGCTTCGCGGCCATTCGCTTCGAATATAAGGCCGTGGAGACGGAGATGGCCCTCGATGTCCGCGCGGTCGAAGATCCACGGGCACCCATGGCGGCCGATAGTCACCTCCGGACCATCGGACTTCTCCTGGGGCTTCCCCACGGGGTACTGGCCATGAGCCAGGAAATGCCGGGATTGGTGGAGACCTCTAACAACCTGGCGGTTGTTCGCACCATGAACGACCAGGTGCAGATCTCACTCAGCTCTCGCAGCTCGATCATGTCGGCCCTGAATGCCACCCGCGACATCATCCGAGCCGTGGCGGAGATGGTGGGGGCGACCGTGGAGCAGGGCGGAGGTTACCCGGCCTGGACCCCCAACCTCAATTCTCCTCTCCTCCGTGCCGTGCAGGAGGTCCATCGGCAGCTTTTCGGGAAAGAGGCGGAGGTCAAGGCCATCCACGCAGGGTTGGAGACGGGCATCATCGGGGAGAAATTTCCAGGGATGGACATGATCTCCATGGGTCCGCAGATTGAGCACCCCCATTCCCCGGACGAACGCGTCAACATCCCGTCCGTGGAGCGCTTTTGGAATTTCCTGACCAAGGTTCTGGAGGCTCTTGCCTGA